Proteins encoded by one window of Nicotiana tabacum cultivar K326 chromosome 10, ASM71507v2, whole genome shotgun sequence:
- the LOC107810802 gene encoding F-box protein CPR1-like, whose protein sequence is MGGLCFDSSKNIYKAVMFPLEKFVMVASLKEDDKTWRRVDLPYDDVPSVKDGITFHGRLHCRIYSYENPYRVITFDPISENFDLFPIPEPPKHKHFNCEIGGLGVLDDCLCMSRGFICDYDYGIEILVMKEYGVKKSWTSLFFIKNRCFDPHGEFAVLPITAADNGEVALLINAHKTELVICNPKNDKMRKLFLVEYMSGCISAFTYTLNLKDTLL, encoded by the coding sequence ATGGGCGGACTTTGTTTTGACTCCTCCAAGAATATTTACAAGGCTGTGATGTTTCCTTTAGAGAAGTTTGTTATGGTTGCTAGTCTTAAGGAGGACGACAAAACGTGGAGGAGAGTCGATTTGCCTTACGATGATGTCCCCTCAGTGAAAGATGGGATTACGTTTCATGGACGACTTCACTGTAGGATATATTCATATGAAAATCCTTATAGAGTTATTACTTTTGATCCCATCTCTGAAAATTTCGATTTGTTTCCAATTCCCGAGCCGCCTAAGCATAAacactttaattgtgaaatagGTGGTTTAGGAGTTTTAGATGATTGTCTTTGTATGAGTCGTGGTTTTATTTGTGATTATGATTACGGCATTGAGATATTGGTCATGAAGGAATATGGAGTAAAGAAATCATGGACATCCTTATTTTTTATAAAGAACCGATGCTTTGATCCTCATGGAGAGTTTGCAGTATTGCCCATTACCGCCGCAGACAACGGAGAAGTTGCTTTGCTAATTAACGCTCATAAAACTGAACTTGTTATATGCAATCCTAAGAATGATAAAATGCGAAAACTTTTTCTTGTCGAGTATATGAGTGGTTGTATATCAGCCTTTACCTATACGCTAAACTTGAAAGATACATTACTGTAG